The proteins below are encoded in one region of Gopherus flavomarginatus isolate rGopFla2 chromosome 12, rGopFla2.mat.asm, whole genome shotgun sequence:
- the NOG gene encoding noggin, with translation MDHSQCLVTIYALVVLLGLRIEEGAGQHYLHIRPAPSDNLPLVDLIEHPDPIFDPKEKDLNETLLRSLMGGHFDPNFMAVSLPEDRLGVDDLGELDLLLRQRPSGAMPSDIKGLEFYEGLQPGKKHRLSKKLRRKLQMWLWSQTFCPVLYTWTDLGSRFWPRYVKVGSCYSKRSCSVPEGMVCKPAKSVHLTILRWRCQRRGGQRCTWIPIQYPIISECKCSC, from the coding sequence ATGGATCATTCCCAGTGCCTTGTGACTATTTACGCCTTGGTGGTTCTGCTGGGTCTCCGGATAGAGGAAGGCGCTGGCCAGCATTACCTCCACATCCGCCCGGCGCCCAGCGACAACTTGCCCTTGGTGGATCTAATCGAGCACCCGGACCCTATCTTTGACCCCAAGGAGAAGGATCTTAACGAGACCTTGCTGCGGAGCCTCATGGGCGGCCACTTCGACCCTAACTTTATGGCTGTCTCCTTGCCCGAGGACCGGCTAGGGGTGGACGACCTGGGCGAGCTGGACTTGCTGCTCAGGCAGAGACCCTCGGGGGCGATGCCCAGCGACATCAAAGGGCTGGAGTTTTACGAGGGGCTGCAGCCGGGCAAAAAGCACAGGCTGAGCAAAAAGCTACGCAGGAAGCTGCAGATGTGGCTGTGGTCCCAGACCTTCTGCCCAGTCCTCTACACGTGGACCGACCTTGGCAGCCGCTTTTGGCCCCGCTATGTCAAAGTGGGCAGCTGCTACAGTAAAAGGTCTTGTTCGGTCCCAGAAGGCATGGTTTGCAAGCCTGCCAAGTCGGTGCATTTAACGATCCTGAGGTGGCGATGCCAGCGCCGGGGGGGGCAGAGGTGCACATGGATACCCATTCAGTACCCCATCATTTCGGAGTGCAAATGCTCCTGCTAG